The genomic segment ATTTTTTGCGACGATTGGTGGCGTCTGGGCGTATCGTAAAGGCGGTTACCTGAACAAATCGTTGATCATCAACATGGGTGGAGCGATTTTGATTGGGAGCTTCATCGGCGCATATGGCTCGAATGTCTTAGCGGAAGATACAATCAATCTCGTCTACGGCATATTAGCGTTGACGGCTGCCGTCATGATGTTCGTTCCGAAAAAAGGGCTCGATGACATTCCGCTCGATCAAGTGAAGTTCAATAAAGGTATCGCAGCAAGTGCTGCCTTCATCGTCGGGATTGGTGCTGGAATCGTCGGTGCTGCCGGGGCATTCTTACTCGTCCCGATCATGCTCGTCATCTTAAAAATTCCAACGCGGATGACGATCGCTTCGTCCCTCGCGATTACGTTCATCTCTTCGATTGGCGCGACCGTCGGTAAAATTACGACGGGGCAAGTCGATTGGGGTCCTGCAGCCATCATGGTCGTTGCCAGTCTGATTGCGGCGCCACTCGGAGCGATCGCCGGGAAAAAGATGAATACTAAAATTCTGCAAGTGACACTTGCCGTCTTGATTCTCGCGACAGCAATTAAGATTTGGCTTGATATTTTGTAAGCAGACAAAAAACGAGTCGGTATCGTCAAAAGACGAAACCGACTCGTTTTTTTGCTTACTTGCTTGCGTCGATGACGTGAAGCAATTGCTCTTCGACTTCTTTTGCGACTTGTTTTAATTGTTCATCTTCCACGAGCGCAATCAATGCCGTCGGACGTGGCATGCCGATTTTCGTTTGTCCACTCTCCGTAAAGACAGCCAGTTTACAAGGTAGGAAGTAACCCGCACGTCGTTCAGCTGACAGGACGCGGTGTGCTTCTTTCGGGTTACAGACTTCGAGAATATGGTACTCGCCTTCAAAGTCGAGTCCTTTTTCATCGAGCTTGCCTGCTAAATCGAATTCCCAGAGGACACCAAACGAAACTTTTTGGAGTTCCTCTTTCAAACGTGTGATGGTTTCTTCTGTTGAGTGTTCAGTCGTAACTGTATAATCAAACATCGATACCCCTCCTGGTGTTTAGTCTTAAAACTGTTCCCTACTTTTTCATTAAATAATCATTCCGCATCAGATGTGCAATTTTGAGGCACGGTCAACGACAAACTATGTGAAATCAAGGTACATTAGAAAAAAGACATCTAACCATTCACCCGGAACGTATGCTTTAAAAAGGAGGCGAAGGGAGATGAAGAAGCGAATGTTGACGATTCTATCCGTCGTGGCATTACTTGCCATCATGATTGGTGGGTATTTTGTTTTCCAGCAACAACAGGCGAAGTCGAGCGGAAGTAAAGAACTGACTTATGCGAAAGAGGAGACGGCGATTTTAGCAGGGGGCTGTTTTTGGTGTATGGAACCGCCATTTGAGGAATTGAAGGGCGTGAAATCCGTCATCTCAGGTTATACCGGCGGTGACGTTGAAAACCCGACGTACAATCAAGTGTCTGCTGAGACGACCGGTCACCGGGAAGCCGTTTTGATTACGTTTGACCCGACTGTCATTTCGTACAAACAGTTACTCGATGTCTACTGGCGCCAAATCGATCCAACCGATCCGAACGGTCAATTCGTCGATCAAGGCGAGTCGTATACGACAGCGATTTTTTATACAAACGACGACCAAAAGCAAATCGCTGAACAGTCAAAACAAGATCTGGCAGATCGCGGCATCTTTGACGACAAAATCGTCACACCTTTGATTGCGGCCGGTCCTTTTTATGAGGCGGAGGCATATCATCAGGACTACTACTTGAAGAGCGAGAAAAAGTATAAGTTTTACCGTGCCGCTTCCGGACGAGATGATTTCATCAATCGGCACTGGAACGATCAACCGAAACTCGATTTACCGAAGTATGACAAGTTAACGGATGCTCAAAAGAAAGCGAAATTGACCGATATTCAGTATAAAGTCACGCAAGAAGATGGAACGGAACCTGCCTTTGACAATCCCTATCATGACTTAAAGGCAGACGGGATTTATGTCGATTTGATTTCTGGCGAACCGCTCTTTTCGTCAAAAGATAAGTACGATTCAAAAACAGGGTGGCCGAGTTTCAGTCAACCGCTTGAACCGGGTAATATTATCGAAAAAAGTGACTTTGCCCTTGGGATGAAGCGGATGGAAGTCCGAAGCCGTCACGGCAATGCCCATCTCGGTCACGTCTTTAATGATGGTCCCGAGCCGACTGGTCTAAGGTATTGTATGAACTCGGCAGCCTTGAAGTTCATTCCTAAGGAAGATTTAGAAAAAGAAGGGTACGGCCAGTATCTGTCTGAATTTAAATAACATAGGCGCCCCATCCTTTCGTTTGAGAGGGTGGTTTTTTTCTGAAAAAAGCAGGGGGAACAAGTCGTTCGGTCAAGTGAATATTTTTTCTTTCGAAATTGTAAGGTAATATAACGAAAAAATTATCATATTTATCCAAATAATGTTTATACTTGAGAAAAGTGCGATTTTATTTTTCTAAGGAGGAACATTAGTGAAGAAGTTGACGATTTGGCTCATGTTGAGCTGCCTCATTCTGACACTTGGAGTGGGACCACTCGCTACGAAGACGGTAGCAGCGGACGAACTCGGACAGGCGATTGAATTGAAGGTTGGGCAAGAAACAGTCCTTGAGACAGGAACGAATGAAAAGAATACATATTGGTATAAGGTCGAACAGCAAGCAGGAATCGAAAAAACGGCATCGCACTTCGAATTATCACTTGATACGGATCAATCGATCGAAGTGACCGCCTATCCGAGTGAAGAAATGGCAGCGAAAGATGAAACATTCGATCGTTACCGGAGCTACGCTGAACCGAATGAAAAAGAAGCCATGAAACTGGCGGTTCCCTACGCTTGGGATGGCCCGTATTATATAAAAGTCGATTACTATCCGAACATCGAAGAAGGCAAAACGACGAAAGCAGCACACGTTAAACTGACATACAACGATGTCAAACTGGCAGTCGAGTACGAACCAATCAGTGATATTAG from the Exiguobacterium oxidotolerans JCM 12280 genome contains:
- the msrB gene encoding peptide-methionine (R)-S-oxide reductase MsrB, which produces MKKRMLTILSVVALLAIMIGGYFVFQQQQAKSSGSKELTYAKEETAILAGGCFWCMEPPFEELKGVKSVISGYTGGDVENPTYNQVSAETTGHREAVLITFDPTVISYKQLLDVYWRQIDPTDPNGQFVDQGESYTTAIFYTNDDQKQIAEQSKQDLADRGIFDDKIVTPLIAAGPFYEAEAYHQDYYLKSEKKYKFYRAASGRDDFINRHWNDQPKLDLPKYDKLTDAQKKAKLTDIQYKVTQEDGTEPAFDNPYHDLKADGIYVDLISGEPLFSSKDKYDSKTGWPSFSQPLEPGNIIEKSDFALGMKRMEVRSRHGNAHLGHVFNDGPEPTGLRYCMNSAALKFIPKEDLEKEGYGQYLSEFK
- a CDS encoding sulfite exporter TauE/SafE family protein, yielding MEIGFIITIFLIGFVGSYISGMLGIGGSIIKYPMLLYIPPLLGFAAFSAHEVAGISAIQVFFATIGGVWAYRKGGYLNKSLIINMGGAILIGSFIGAYGSNVLAEDTINLVYGILALTAAVMMFVPKKGLDDIPLDQVKFNKGIAASAAFIVGIGAGIVGAAGAFLLVPIMLVILKIPTRMTIASSLAITFISSIGATVGKITTGQVDWGPAAIMVVASLIAAPLGAIAGKKMNTKILQVTLAVLILATAIKIWLDIL
- a CDS encoding DUF302 domain-containing protein, whose protein sequence is MFDYTVTTEHSTEETITRLKEELQKVSFGVLWEFDLAGKLDEKGLDFEGEYHILEVCNPKEAHRVLSAERRAGYFLPCKLAVFTESGQTKIGMPRPTALIALVEDEQLKQVAKEVEEQLLHVIDASK